A window of Methanolobus sediminis contains these coding sequences:
- a CDS encoding MFS transporter — protein MKDPASLKSSNTHDKLNPALYVLSLSKLFKDLGTGMLAFLLPLYIVGMDSNIFSGTPIVFRAGLIATVFGLSNALSQPFFGRLSDNLNRRKPFVVMGMAGFTLISFTYANTSNFDYMILLRIVQGITVGATVPAIVAMVTHLSSKSTRGTAIGIYSTVRGFGFGTGSIAGGVIASYFGYVTAFYVCALLGIASLILISFFVSETHNGQPSSASSQEPAKGFQFIILSVAMFMMMTGIMIIFAFLPEYESRLGTGEISLSIAVSAYVIVRVLFQTPMGILSDRLGRKKIIAMGLLLNIPIVIGLGYVDNVTQLIILRAIQGISMAAVETPVMALAVDLAGIAVSSKVSSITASQAAGMALGPIMGGILAGYISFELPFYICAVMLLISLLLVIVGIKEPTDSQVRTTG, from the coding sequence ATGAAGGATCCAGCATCCCTAAAATCATCAAATACTCATGATAAATTGAACCCTGCACTTTATGTTCTTTCCCTGTCCAAATTATTCAAGGATCTGGGGACCGGAATGCTGGCGTTCCTGCTGCCGCTTTACATTGTTGGCATGGACAGCAATATCTTTTCCGGAACTCCCATCGTATTCAGGGCCGGACTTATAGCAACGGTTTTCGGTCTGTCAAATGCTCTCTCCCAACCATTCTTTGGTCGTTTGTCAGATAACCTGAACAGAAGGAAACCCTTTGTGGTAATGGGAATGGCAGGCTTTACCCTGATATCATTTACTTATGCAAATACCAGTAATTTTGATTACATGATATTATTAAGGATAGTCCAGGGAATAACAGTAGGTGCTACTGTTCCTGCAATCGTTGCAATGGTAACGCATCTTTCATCAAAGAGCACAAGAGGAACTGCAATAGGTATCTATTCCACAGTCCGGGGATTTGGATTCGGTACGGGATCCATTGCAGGTGGTGTAATAGCCAGTTACTTTGGTTATGTAACCGCATTCTATGTGTGCGCACTGCTTGGGATTGCAAGTTTAATACTGATATCGTTCTTTGTATCCGAAACACATAACGGACAGCCATCATCTGCATCATCACAGGAGCCTGCAAAAGGCTTCCAGTTCATCATTCTTTCCGTTGCAATGTTCATGATGATGACAGGTATCATGATAATATTTGCCTTCCTGCCGGAGTATGAATCAAGACTTGGGACCGGTGAGATCTCCCTTAGCATAGCAGTGTCCGCTTATGTTATAGTAAGAGTGCTGTTCCAGACTCCCATGGGAATACTTTCTGACAGATTAGGGAGGAAAAAAATCATTGCAATGGGATTATTGCTGAACATCCCTATTGTTATTGGTCTCGGGTATGTGGATAACGTAACTCAGCTAATAATTCTGCGTGCGATACAAGGAATATCCATGGCCGCAGTGGAAACACCTGTAATGGCTCTTGCAGTTGACCTTGCAGGAATAGCAGTTAGTTCAAAGGTAAGTTCCATCACAGCTTCGCAGGCGGCGGGAATGGCATTAGGTCCAATAATGGGAGGTATCCTCGCAGGTTACATATCATTTGAATTGCCTTTCTATATCTGTGCCGTAATGTTGTTAATTTCACTCCTGCTTGTAATTGTTGGTATAAAAGAACCGACAGACTCACAGGTCAGAACAACAGGTTGA
- a CDS encoding cupredoxin domain-containing protein, with translation MRIRSLAFLILLISLVGLTFSGCVDNNATDDVTEENVSDQGSVNADTIVYIEKYAFHPDYVTISSGDTVMWINNDSVAFIIKGTLVGGGIFQSPTLRKDDTFTYTFTNKGTYKYQLVTHPWTNIGFIVVE, from the coding sequence ATGAGAATTAGAAGTCTTGCGTTCCTTATTTTATTAATATCACTTGTCGGTCTGACATTTTCAGGTTGCGTTGACAATAATGCAACAGATGATGTTACAGAAGAGAATGTTTCTGATCAGGGATCAGTTAATGCTGACACTATTGTGTATATTGAAAAATATGCTTTTCATCCGGATTATGTGACTATCTCATCAGGGGATACTGTCATGTGGATCAACAATGATTCTGTGGCATTTATCATAAAAGGTACTCTGGTTGGCGGTGGGATTTTCCAGTCTCCTACACTCAGGAAAGATGACACTTTCACTTATACTTTTACAAACAAAGGCACATACAAATACCAGCTTGTAACTCATCCATGGACAAATATTGGTTTCATAGTTGTGGAATGA
- a CDS encoding ATP-dependent DNA ligase: MTSFKEFARACKVIEGTPGSLDMTALVAELLEKVTPEELPVVTHFVMGEIFPAWSSEEIGVGAGILYSALAKSAGLSVADIKELVRETGDIGETAVKALKKVSTGQATFSSFMEDNSDLSILEVFERFQAISKTSGKGSQTSKMKNLQYLFNSASSEEVGYIARISVEELRIGVGEGIVRDAISKAFDVPSEEIERAFMLTNDLGLVAVTAREGGRDAVQSLGLELNRPIRMMLAQVTPDFEVALSDLGTAAVEWKFDGARVQIHKEGDNITLFSRRLENITDSLPDIVEAVRENIDAQSAILDGEAVAIDENGRPRAFQDILKRFRRKYDVQSTAREIPLILNLFDIMYLNGEELLDLPLVQRREKLESCVKSGDKIKVDTQFITDDLDRIMEIYNDALKAGHEGVMIKNPQSPYSPGKRGKNWLKKKPVMETLDLVVIGAEWGYGRRTSFLGSYALACHDPDTGRFLPVGRVATGFSDEQLAELTELFSDLIVTEVGTEVEIKPEVIFEVAFEEIQKSVNYESGYALRFPRLVNVRSDKSIEDVETIGRLEEMYLVQRERN, translated from the coding sequence ATGACAAGTTTCAAAGAATTTGCCAGGGCATGCAAGGTTATCGAAGGGACTCCGGGTTCCCTTGATATGACTGCTCTGGTTGCAGAGTTACTTGAAAAGGTTACTCCTGAAGAACTTCCTGTAGTAACTCATTTTGTAATGGGTGAGATATTTCCTGCCTGGAGCAGTGAGGAGATTGGTGTCGGTGCAGGTATTCTTTACAGTGCCCTTGCAAAATCAGCAGGACTTTCAGTTGCTGATATCAAGGAGCTGGTGAGGGAAACCGGTGACATCGGCGAAACAGCAGTCAAAGCACTGAAAAAAGTATCAACCGGCCAGGCTACTTTTTCTTCTTTTATGGAAGATAATTCAGACCTTTCAATTCTGGAGGTTTTTGAGAGATTCCAGGCTATATCCAAAACATCCGGCAAAGGTTCCCAGACATCTAAGATGAAGAATCTCCAGTATCTTTTTAATTCTGCCTCATCCGAAGAAGTAGGCTACATAGCTCGTATTTCAGTGGAAGAGCTGAGGATCGGAGTAGGTGAAGGAATTGTCAGAGACGCGATCTCAAAGGCTTTTGACGTTCCGTCTGAAGAGATTGAAAGAGCTTTCATGCTTACAAATGACCTTGGACTTGTAGCCGTAACCGCAAGAGAAGGCGGCAGGGATGCAGTTCAGTCCCTGGGACTTGAACTTAATCGTCCAATTCGTATGATGCTGGCACAGGTAACTCCTGATTTTGAAGTTGCACTTTCTGATCTGGGAACCGCAGCTGTTGAATGGAAATTCGACGGTGCCAGGGTTCAGATCCATAAAGAAGGCGACAATATTACACTTTTCTCCCGCAGGCTTGAGAACATAACTGACTCTCTGCCGGATATTGTGGAAGCTGTAAGGGAAAACATCGATGCGCAGTCTGCAATACTTGACGGTGAGGCAGTTGCAATTGATGAGAATGGCAGGCCAAGGGCATTCCAGGACATACTGAAACGTTTCAGGAGAAAGTATGATGTACAGTCAACTGCACGTGAGATTCCCCTCATACTGAATCTTTTTGATATAATGTATCTGAACGGTGAGGAATTGCTTGATCTTCCTCTTGTCCAGAGAAGAGAAAAACTTGAAAGCTGTGTCAAGTCAGGGGATAAAATAAAGGTTGACACCCAGTTTATTACAGATGATCTTGACAGGATAATGGAAATTTACAACGATGCCCTGAAAGCAGGTCATGAAGGTGTCATGATCAAGAATCCGCAGTCTCCTTATTCTCCTGGAAAGAGGGGTAAGAACTGGCTTAAGAAAAAGCCGGTAATGGAGACACTGGACCTTGTGGTTATCGGAGCAGAATGGGGATACGGAAGACGTACAAGTTTCCTTGGTTCCTATGCACTTGCGTGTCATGACCCTGATACAGGCCGTTTCCTGCCAGTAGGGCGTGTGGCAACAGGATTTTCCGATGAACAGCTTGCAGAACTTACAGAGCTATTTTCTGATCTTATTGTCACTGAAGTTGGCACAGAGGTTGAGATCAAACCTGAGGTCATCTTTGAGGTTGCCTTTGAAGAGATACAGAAAAGTGTCAATTACGAGTCAGGTTACGCTCTTCGATTCCCAAGGCTTGTCAATGTAAGGTCTGATAAATCCATTGAAGATGTAGAGACAATCGGCCGTCTTGAAGAGATGTATCTTGTGCAGCGTGAAAGGAACTGA
- a CDS encoding homoserine dehydrogenase, giving the protein MKTIRVSIIGFGAVGQGVARVLIDKKEYLEKLGLDFRVVAVADSRTATINENGVDLSAVLVRKQSEGVVGSEKLTGLEIIETIDHDLIVETTPTNIVTGGVGLQNMLAAFKHGRDVVTSNKGPLAMKYGELIEVAKAGGSRFRFEATVGGAMPVLNLANDVLAGNTITNVEGIFNGTCNYILTRMMEEHAPYEQMLAEAQELGYAETDPTYDVEGIDTACKLVILANCVFGMNATHEDVTITGITKITPEALLLAQNEGYVIKLIGEVNDSRINVAPKLVPIDHPLAVGGSLNVASVQTDLSGPITVTGRGAGSIETASAILSDMISIYRD; this is encoded by the coding sequence ATGAAAACGATTCGTGTCTCTATTATTGGTTTTGGCGCTGTAGGCCAGGGTGTTGCCAGAGTGCTAATTGATAAAAAAGAGTACCTTGAAAAGCTGGGACTTGATTTCAGGGTAGTTGCTGTTGCAGATTCAAGAACAGCAACGATCAATGAAAATGGTGTTGACCTTAGTGCGGTACTTGTCAGAAAACAAAGTGAAGGTGTCGTAGGTTCTGAAAAGCTCACCGGCCTTGAAATTATCGAAACAATCGACCATGATCTTATAGTTGAGACCACTCCCACCAATATAGTTACAGGTGGTGTTGGCCTTCAGAACATGCTTGCAGCTTTTAAGCATGGAAGAGATGTTGTCACATCAAACAAAGGTCCTCTTGCAATGAAATATGGTGAACTCATCGAAGTTGCAAAAGCCGGAGGTTCACGTTTCAGGTTCGAGGCAACAGTTGGCGGTGCAATGCCTGTCCTTAACCTTGCAAACGATGTGCTTGCAGGTAATACCATTACCAATGTTGAAGGAATTTTTAACGGAACCTGCAATTATATCCTTACTCGCATGATGGAAGAACATGCTCCTTATGAGCAGATGCTTGCAGAAGCTCAGGAACTTGGATATGCTGAAACCGATCCGACCTATGATGTTGAGGGAATTGACACTGCATGTAAACTTGTCATCCTTGCAAACTGTGTCTTCGGTATGAACGCAACACATGAGGATGTGACCATTACCGGAATTACCAAGATCACACCTGAAGCATTGCTTCTGGCCCAGAACGAGGGTTATGTCATCAAACTCATCGGAGAGGTCAACGACAGCAGAATCAATGTTGCACCAAAGCTTGTGCCAATAGACCATCCGCTTGCTGTTGGTGGTTCCCTTAACGTTGCTTCAGTTCAGACTGACCTTTCAGGTCCGATCACTGTAACAGGACGTGGTGCAGGTTCCATAGAGACCGCAAGCGCAATCCTCAGTGATATGATATCCATTTACAGGGACTAA
- a CDS encoding amino acid-binding protein, with protein sequence MRVSMDIELKDIPGQLILALRPVSELKGNLISVVHHHEKRTPRGTIPVQLVFEIKPDKLNDIVSSLEENGIGIARIDEKKFFEHGAVMLIGHIVHTDIQDTIDTIDKTGYAEVVDLNLSMPKINMASSASLKIDAISKEHMESAIALLKEIAKKKDLLVIEPIKSIGVA encoded by the coding sequence ATGCGAGTTTCCATGGATATTGAGTTAAAAGATATTCCCGGGCAGTTGATTTTAGCTTTGAGACCGGTTTCCGAGCTTAAAGGTAATTTAATTTCGGTGGTTCATCACCATGAAAAAAGAACTCCCCGCGGAACCATTCCGGTTCAGCTGGTTTTTGAGATAAAACCAGACAAGCTTAATGATATTGTTTCAAGCCTTGAAGAAAATGGAATTGGTATCGCACGCATTGATGAAAAGAAATTTTTCGAGCACGGTGCAGTGATGCTTATAGGGCATATAGTCCACACAGATATACAGGACACCATTGATACCATTGACAAGACAGGCTACGCAGAAGTTGTTGACCTTAACCTTTCAATGCCTAAGATAAACATGGCATCTTCAGCATCATTAAAGATAGATGCAATAAGCAAGGAGCATATGGAATCAGCCATTGCTCTGTTAAAGGAGATAGCAAAGAAAAAGGATCTGCTGGTAATTGAACCAATAAAAAGTATAGGGGTGGCCTGA
- a CDS encoding helix-turn-helix transcriptional regulator, which produces MLNKKIILLSLSIILFAVLGHTASAQEATIHGAVYEWDSFDPLEHVIVEVNSTPSQSMLANYGIYSFKLDPGTYLISASYYSANELAAYTEEEITITDDGDYVLDLILYPVYYNDPLLNENDFAELDDIANFSESDKEGSSYSMPESSVVVTIVLLVLVIAGVLVILILKQKKDASTSEDSSLYDLSYEYAPEDSIAGLGDLPEDLREVISIIVKNDGRITQKDLRTKVKHSEAKVSLMVSDLESRGIVRKFKKGRGNIIILEDPDLTDNVDSGEEVTESSDKGYDDDK; this is translated from the coding sequence GTGTTGAACAAAAAAATAATCCTGCTTAGCTTGAGTATTATTTTATTTGCAGTTCTTGGTCATACGGCATCAGCCCAGGAGGCAACAATACATGGTGCTGTATATGAGTGGGATTCATTTGATCCTCTTGAACATGTCATTGTGGAGGTCAATTCAACGCCTTCCCAGTCAATGCTTGCAAATTACGGCATTTATTCCTTTAAGCTTGACCCTGGAACCTACCTGATATCTGCCAGTTATTACAGTGCAAATGAACTGGCGGCATATACTGAAGAAGAGATCACCATTACGGATGATGGTGATTATGTGCTGGATCTGATCCTGTATCCTGTCTATTATAATGATCCATTGCTTAATGAAAACGATTTTGCAGAACTTGACGACATAGCCAACTTTTCAGAATCTGATAAAGAAGGTTCCTCATATTCCATGCCAGAAAGCTCAGTTGTGGTAACTATAGTTCTTCTGGTTCTTGTTATTGCCGGAGTTCTTGTTATACTTATACTAAAACAAAAGAAAGATGCTTCTACCTCAGAAGATTCATCATTATATGATTTGTCATATGAATATGCGCCTGAAGATTCAATAGCTGGTCTGGGCGATCTGCCAGAAGATCTGCGCGAAGTGATTTCCATTATTGTAAAGAACGATGGCAGAATTACACAAAAAGATCTTCGCACCAAAGTAAAGCATTCTGAGGCCAAGGTCAGCCTGATGGTCTCTGACCTTGAAAGCAGGGGAATTGTGCGTAAATTCAAAAAAGGTCGAGGCAACATCATTATTCTTGAAGATCCGGATTTGACAGATAATGTGGATTCCGGGGAAGAAGTGACCGAATCATCTGATAAAGGTTATGATGATGATAAATGA